A region of the Anolis sagrei isolate rAnoSag1 chromosome 4, rAnoSag1.mat, whole genome shotgun sequence genome:
gccTTTTTGGCAgatcgtgcaaaaagaatctgcgaacccctcttcctccaagatgaattgaaccacctcaactctgtccctccttcctatgacttcccctcacatatttctacatggctatcatatctcctctcagccttctcttcttcaggctaaacatgctcagctccttaagccgctcctcatagggcttgttctccagacccttggtcgtTTTAGTCgaatggaagaagggggttggactggatggccttcaggggtCTCTCCCAGCTCTCTGATTCTGAGCATGAGCCAAGCTGCCTAGGCTGCCGGGGCTGGTCTGGATGCCCTCGggaacccctccctccctccctgactcacCCTTGCGCAGCTCCCGGTGCCAGACGGCGACGACGGGGGCGGCGTGCTTGCGGTGGTGGATGAGCCACAGGCTCAGCGTCTGCACGCTCTGCTGCGAGTTGCTCAGCTCCGACAGCTTCCGCTCCAGCGCAGACTCCGAGAACGAGGACATGATAGCCGAGGAGGAAGAGACGGAGGAGGCCCGGCCTGGCCGGACCAGACCAGGCCTCTCTGTTTGGCCCCCTCTTCTGGAAAACCGCCACAAAATGGCCGCCCGCTTTCACCTCCGGTTCAAAGACCAGCGAGCTACGGGTCGCCGAAGGGGGACAAAAGCACGCCGAGAGCGGGAAGGCCTACCCATCGCAGAGGCAAGGCGAGACAAATCTATGGGAAAAAgtgctttgcgcatgcgcggaCGATAGCTTCTCCACTGACGCATGCGCACTAGCTTGCTCTTTTTTTACTTAGATCCCGTAGAAAAGAAACGCATGCGCAGTTCTCTCCCTTCGATAGCGCCTCTACTGACGCATGCGCACTATTTTGCCCTTTTTTTCTAGGCAGAGAACCTCAGCTCCCGTGGAAAAGAAACGCATGCGCAGTTCGCTCCCTTCGAGGTCGCCTCCAACTGACGCATGCGCACTAGCTTGCTCTTTTTTTCTAGGCCGAAAACCTCAGATCCAATAGAAAAGGAACGCATGCGCAGTTCGCTCCCTTTTCCCGCACATGCGCTGCTCTGCCACTTAGGACCTTTTTCGCGCTCTCTCTTCCATTTGCTCCCCTGCGGGAGATATTTCGCTCCAGAAAAAGAGACAGTTTTACTTCCGGCATGTGAgtggctgctgttgctgctgcttctccccaaagggaaggGAAATGGCTCAACTTCCAGCCATCCCTGGACAACTCCAAGGCCCATCATCCCCTGCAAGGCTTCCTCCTCTGGTTTCAAGGTGGAACTGGGCTCTTTAACTGGGAGGAATGGGAGGTTACTGGGATCTCAGGGATATTTTGGGGAAGTAAGAATAGAAAGATAGATGACACACAGAGAACTTAtactcagagcttggaaaagttactagcCTGGATTGTCAGAAAgtctccaaaaagtaactttctgagCTTTAGGAGTTTTTCttcacgttgttgttgttgttgtttcatgttGTTTCTCCTCTGGTTTCAAGGTGGAACTGGGCTCTTTAACTGGGAGGATTGGGAGGTTACTGGGATCTCAGGGATATTTTGGGGAAGTaaaaatagaaagatagatagacacacagagaaTTTAtactcagagcttggaaaagttacttgccTGGTATGTCAGAAAatctccaaaaagtaactttctgagCTTAAGGAGTTTTTCTTcacgttattgttgttgttgtttcttcatattgttattgttgtttcttcattttgttgttacttcatgtttttgtttcttcatgtttttgttgtttcttcatgttgttgttgtttcttcatattgttattgttgttgtttcttaatgttgttgttgtttcttcatgttgttgttgttgttgttgtttcttcatgttgttgttgttgtttccatgttgttgttgttattgaagaGTTTTAAAGAATTATGTTTGTAAGAATGCATCAGGTGATATTTTTTAATTATCTTAACtgtttttaacaacaacaacaacaacaacacatttcaaAGTGTTTCAAGTGATTTTAATCATTTGCATGTTTAATTCTACTTTGatatttgcatttgttttaatggtttttagctggggtttttgaaaatatctttaatcctgttttaatccTATCTctacctaatctatctatctggaggattgcaactcccagcaatcctccagatagattaagtagagataggtaggtaggtagctagatggatcaggaggaatgctgggagttgcaatccaagaataggtagaaaaggatgaaagaggaagggaaagaaaaggtgggggaatggaagggaagaaaaagagaaaggaagaaagaaaaaagggaaagaaggaaggaaagagggagggaaggttagccacagcaatgcatggtgggtgcagcaagtagtagtagtagtagtagtagtagtaataatagtagtaataataataataaaaaatcacacagtcctagatgcttgggaagtgttcgacttgtgattttgtgatacgaaatccagcatatatatctcgtttgctgtgacatactgtacattaatgataacaataataaaaataattgtttgtttgtcgtgtcagggcaaccaatcaattatattacatttctcacacaacaaagaaaaacaaacagacaaaatacaaattttgtgagtttggtagttgatgaaatgtcttttgaccagtatctggccccttggagtgcttccggtgttgctgcaagaaggtcctccattgtgcatgtggcagggctcaggttgcattgcagaaggtggtcagtggtttgctcctctccacatttacATATCGAggagtccactttgtggccccatttctcaaggttggctctgcatctcgtggtctgttcagcgccttccaagttgcccagtcttctgtgtgcccaggagggagtctctcatttggtatcagccattgattgaggttctgggtttgagcctgccacttttggactctcgcttgctgaggtgttccagcgagtgtagatcttagaaaactatttctagatttaagtcgttgacatgctggctgatacccaaacaagggatgagctggagatgtctctgccttggtcctttcactattggctgctacttcccggcggatgtcaggtggtgcaataccggctaaacggtgtaatttctccagtggtgtagggcgcagacaccccgtgataatacggcatgtctcattaagagccacatccactgttttagtgtggtgaaatgtgttccacactgggcatgcgtactcagcagcagagtagcacagcgcaagggcagatgtcttcactgtatctggttgtggtccccaggttgtgccagtcagctttcgtacgatattgtttctagcacccactttttgcttgatattcaggcagtgcttcttgtaggtcagagcatggtccagaatgactcccaggtatttgggtgcgctacaatgctccttcccaggtgatcttcagaggtcaggaccatgcaaggccttaaaggtgagtaccatcactttgaaagtgatccggtgctcaattggtaaccaatgcagctgtagtaagattggtgttatgtgtcatctcatcggaattcccgcaagaagccgagcagctgcattttgcaccaaCTTCAGCTTctagatcaccgacagaggaaagccaatgtagagggcgtaaCAGTAGTCTAGTCTTGAGATGAcggtggcctggatcaccgtagctaggtcatccctggacaggtcgggggccagccgtctagcctgctgcaggtgaaagaaggcagttctgctcacggcggagacctgggcctccatcgtcagcagagcgccatccagggtaggcagctggatatccacACTGCCTCATAATATAGGTACCTAATTTTCTTACTTTACAGATGCAACCGTCTTTCAGGTTGCacaggtcgacaacaagctacacaattggtcggaagctcactccgacccgggctggtaggtggatagattggtcaggagggctgctgggagtagcagtccaagaatagtagagaaggaagaaaagggagaaagaggaagcggGAAAAAAGGTGGGAGGGGgaatggaaaggaagaagaagagaaggaaggaagaagagaaagaaagaaagaaaaaagggaaggaaggaaagaggcagggaaggttagccacaggaacgcatggtgggtacagctaataataataataataataataataataataataataataatataattagatgtattgtcgaaggctttcatggccggaatcactgggttgttgtaggtttttccgggctatatgaccatgttctggaggcaagaaaaattgcctccagaacatggccatatagcccggaaaaacctacaacaacccaatatcatTAGAACTGTCTGGATACAGTGATTGAAATCAGAGATGGTAACGTTGCAATACCCGAGGCGTAGTTGTGCTCTTATGgatctttctccttttccacccACAGAATGATGACCTGTGAAGAAGCGTAAGAGACGAGTGACCGGTCCGAGGCCATGGCCGTCTTTGACACCCCACAGGAGGCCTTTGGAGCCTTGCGTCCTGTCTGCGTCCAACTGACCAAAACACAGACGGTAGAGACAGTGGAGGAGCTGCAGGCCCAGCTTCGGAGGGTCAGCGACTCGGCCTTGCAGGAGCTGCAGGAGTACGTCCTCTTCCCGCTGAGGTTCGCCCTCAAGGCCCCGGGCCCCAAGCGGGAGCGCCTGGTCCAGAGCGTGGTGCAATGCATGGCCTTCCTGTTGTCTTCCACTTGCGTGAAGAAGCCCGACCTCCTCCTCGAACTCTTCTCCGAACTCTGCCTGTGCCTGGCCTCTCCGTCCGCCCCGAACCAAGTGGCCTCTTTGTCTGAGGAACTGAAGCACTCGGTGATCCAGGCCATCCTGGCTTTGCTGCATTCGGCGTATGGCGACGTGGTCATGTCCTTGTACCAGCCTTCCGCCCTTCCACACTTGGGCTTCTCTGTATCCTTGCTTCTATCCTTAGCGGAGCGGGAGAAAGCCAGGCACGTCAAGCTCGAAGCCTTGAAATGCCTGCAGGCTCTCCTTTTGCAGTGCGACTGCCAGGAGTTCCACAGACCTTTAGACGAGGAGGACAGGAGGCGCTGCGGGGACCTctttgcctctttcctccctgggatctccatctctctttcccaAATCATTACCGGAGATACAAAGCAAGGTCACGCAGTGGTCGTCTCGGCCCTGAGGGTCTTCTCTCGAGCAATCGCTTTGGTCATGGCGGACGAAGAGCTGAAACAAATCCCagcagaagaggagaaggaggaggtgaagaagaagaagccagccTTGGAGGAGAGCAGGATATCCCAGCTTGTGGTGCACAGAGACCCCGAATGGAGCAAAAGCACCGCGGCCAAACTCTCCATCCTTATCAAGAAGGTGGTTGCTTCCGTGTCCGTCCATCCGCACTGGAAAGCGAGGAAGGAACTGGTTGAGATGGTTCGCCTCTTGATGTGGACGTGCAGCCATTCGTTGGCAGAATCTGTTGGTGAGCTTTTGAAGGCGTTGGTGAGCTTCGTAAACGATGAAAGATCCGAAATCCAGGATCAGAGCAACGAGGTCCTTAAGAACATCGCAGCTCAAGGGATGGTGGCCGACAACAGGCAGCTCACTGACGTTCTTGCAGAAGACCTTCATTCCTTGGCCACGGCTCTTCCTCGCTTAATGAACTCCCAGGATGACCAGGGCAAGATGTCAACCTTGAACCTACTGCTTGGCTATTTGAAGCTGCTGGGGCCCAAGGTGAGCACCGTCCTCAACTCGGCGTCCCATCTCCAGCGTCTCTCCAAAGCTTTAGTGCAAGTCCTGGAGCTGGATGTGAAAGACGTGAAGATCGTGGAGGAGAAGTGTCATGGCTCAGGAGGTCTGGAAGAACCAGCCAAGGATGGCGTCCAGAGGAAGTACTTCCGGTTCTTCACTGACGATCGGATCCTCCCTCTGCTTCAACACATCTGCCGGGTTCTTGGCTACTATGGGAACATCTATTTGCTTGTGGACCATTTCATGGATCTCTACGGAGAATCGGCTTTGTACCGAAAGCAGGCTGCCTTGGTGGTCAACCAACTGGTTGCCGGAGCTGCAGGGTTGGAAGTGCGTGCCCTCCAGGAACGGGAAACGGGACCGAGTGCCGAGGATCTCAAGGAAGTCGTAGCGTCCATTTTGGAAGAGTATGTGGACCAAGCAAACTGGCATCTGATCACCACCGTCGAGGTTGACGAGACCGATACTGAACCGGCTGTGAAATATTCAGGTCTTCTTGCCGTCGCCTCTGAACCGCACAGCCAAGCTCTTCCTCTGTCCGACCCGAAGCCAACCATCCATTCCATGAATAGCAACATCTGGCAAATCTGCATCCAGCTGGAAGGCATCGGCTGCTTTGCCCAAGCGCTCAAGAGGGATTTCCGCTTGCTGTTGCTTTCCGCTTTGTACCCAGTTCTGGAAAAGGCCGGAGACCCCATGCTGCTCATCGGCCAGGCGGCGAGAAGGACCTTGTCTGAGATCTGCTGTGCCTGTGGCTATGGGTCTGTCCCCGAATTGATCAACCAGAACGCGGACTACTTGGTGGATGGGATTTCCCTGCGCCTGCGACACGTAGCCCACGAGCCCCATGCCTTGCAGGTCTTGGAGGCCATGCTCCGGCACTCGGATGCCAACGTGCTGCCTTTGGTCCAGGACGTGTTCCAGGACATTCTGGCCAAGCTGGACCAGTGCCACACTGACCGGGTGTCGTCATTCCTTGGAGTCATGCACACACTGATGCAGATGCTAGGTAGCCGAGCACGGGGACTCTACATAAAGGTGGGGAGGGTGTGGAtgtgtgtagaccaggcatggacaaacttgggccttccaggtgttttggacttcaactcccaccattcttaacagccggtaacgtatcagtttgaaaacatggaagtaTGAGTAGATTAAGATgcaccgcttctgtgggaaggtagcggcactccatgcagtcatgctggctacatgaccttagagatgtctacggacaacgccagctctttggtttagaaatggatatgagcaacaacccccagagtcagacacaactagacttaatgtcaggaggagacctttaccttttactcagtaataataataataataaaatttatttgtaccccgctaccatctccccaagggattcggtgcggcttacatgaggccaagcccactgTTGTGACTCAGAGCCCAAAGATTGTCCAACACAGCTAGTAAGGGGTTAACAAAGTCTTTAATAGGTCTTTAACAAAGCTAACAGAACTTAAACTGCAGTACCGATTAGCAACACAAAAGCCTTCAAGCACGTAAACAAACGGATATCCCAGAACTTAGTTTCTCAAAAAGGAAAACAGGAGCAAAACTGGAGATGGCAATAGCGTAGTCAAACAGTCTTAGGTCAAACACGGAGAAAGGCAGCAAACAAAGTCCAGAAGGCAAATGGCGTGGTCCAGAGACGTTCCGTAGTCAGGGGGCAAGACGAAGTcactcatgtagtccaacccagAGTCGAGGCACACAAAGACATGATAGCTGTATTCCCAGGACCCAAACGGAGGTAAGGCAGCACAAAACACCCGATACaacgctttgtcctctgcaaaTCTACCCATCCCAAAGCCCTCATTTTATCAGCAGTCGCTATCGCTGGATTGGCTCTCATCACTTACACCTGGATCATTATCCTCAGCTGTGGCCTCATTACCTTGCCAGCGCTGCCAACGTTGATCTTGTCCAGAATCCTCCCGAGAAGTACCTGCCTGCCATGTATCATGAAATGCCTCGAATTCATCACTAGATGTGGGCTGTGTGcatatgtcctgaatttccctaaccTGAGTCCAGTCCAGCCCCTCTTCCATATCCCCATCATTGGATCCCTGTTCATCCGAACTGCAATTGTCAGCTACGTCTTTAAGACGTTTGCTCATTACTTCTTCATCACTGTCAGTCTCACTGGCAAAATGTTTTACTCCCCTGTAATCCAGTTCCTCTAAGTCTTCGGGTCCAAACCCTGCAAAGTCCTCAGAATCACTGGGCGCCATAATAACATCCCGAATGCGTTTCAGCTGACGCTGTTCCTCCTCCAACTCTGCATTGCTCCTTCTCCTACACCCACTAGTAGGTACACTGCCAGGACGCTGAGTTACAACACCCACAGCACATTAGTAAACAaaggcgataacaaataatcaatacaaacagttaaaataaaactcaaaaataaaaatacacaataaacagttacagtaacaataacatacagcatttaaaatctATGCAATATTTGATCCACAAGTTCACAGCATTAAATCAAACTCCTTCACACATCAAAATTTTCTCTCACTGGGAAGCCCACATGTCGTGGTTGCTTGCTTAATTTACATTCCCTTTAATCAATCACCTTCTGCATTACTTCATCTCTACTGCAATCTATTTTTTATTGCTTACAGGTTCCATTCATTACTCTGTGATTTACTCAGAACTTAAGTTCTGCTTAATTACAATTAACTTTACAGTTATTAATCATTATACTTATAATTATTAGTTATTGTAATTgtaattcattacaattaacttTTCAATTAACTATTATTCTGCCAGGTACTATAACAAACTCTAACACACCTCATAGAAAAAGACTGCGTCAGTTGGAGAGACATCATAGTCctcctctattttgctttggtcagaactcacctggaatagtagccctgtgtccagttctgggcaccaaagCAGGGCTACCAAAATGACCACAGGTCTGGAAACATTGTGTTTGGGAAAAGAAGGGCAAGAGAAGAGACCGAGTCTTGCCTAAATATAGGAAAGTTTGGCACAGTGATTAGGAGTCAAGTTTGttctctgctgctccagagactaggaaacagagcagtggattcaaattgcaggaaaatgtaaacattaggaataatttcCTGAGCATTATTGCTGTTCGAATGTGGATCTTCTGCCTTTCAGTGGAGGTTtagagtttggatggccatctgttgggagggctttgattgtgccttcctggatagcccttgaggtctcttctctTTAAAATGGAGATATCAGTTGCAAACCTGCCTGCTTTGGGCCTGGTTGAggccatcatagaatcaaagagttgggagagacctcgtgggccatccagtccaaccccattctgctaagaagcaggaatattgcattcaaatcacccctgacaggtggccatccagcctctgtttaaaagcttccagagaaggagcctccaccacactccggggcagagagttccaccgctgaacggctctcacagtcaggaagttcttcctcatgttcagatggaatcctagtctccagggaagcagagaacaagcttgctccctcctcctccctgtggcttcctctcacatatttatacatggctatcatatctcctctcatccttctcttcttcaggctaaatatgcccagctccttaagccgctcctcatagtgaccccttgatcattttagttgccctcctctggacacattccagcttgtcaatgtctctcttgaattgtggtgcccagaatggacacaatattccaggggtggtctgaccaaggaagaatagagcatggggagcatgacttccctggatctagacactaggctcctattgatgcaggccaaaatcccattggctttttttgccaccacatcacattgttagctcatgtttaacttgttgtccacgaggactccaagatctttccctcctctctgttTACAGCTTCTTGGTCCAAAGTGGAGCCTCCAGCACTGAAGGCCAGGGAGCCAGAAGTTGGACCTTGGCTGGAGGCCACCCATCCACATGAGAAACCCCCCGCCCTGCAGCCCCCAACAGCAATGGAAATGGAGGAGTTTTTCCAGGAACATGTCAAGCAGAAGCGGGTTGCAGAGGGTGACCTCTCTGAGTCAGAGGATGAGGAGCAAGGTCAGTAATGCCTCAAAGCTTCCCAGTCTATGGTTGGGCGTAAGGCTGTATGTCCTGCATGCTAATGAATCCACAGTAAAACTAATGGAGCTGCCCTTCAACCATCACCTTTTGCAAATAggattttgtgcattttgtggTGCTTGATCAACTCACACACAGCCTTGCCAGAGAAATAAAATATGCCACGTAGataatcaataaagaacaagtagtttactcttcgtagttcagaagaACATATGTACAATGCGATCAAGTTATATCAACTCACATGATGTCCctatatgagagatttaaaat
Encoded here:
- the TTI1 gene encoding TELO2-interacting protein 1 homolog, producing MAVFDTPQEAFGALRPVCVQLTKTQTVETVEELQAQLRRVSDSALQELQEYVLFPLRFALKAPGPKRERLVQSVVQCMAFLLSSTCVKKPDLLLELFSELCLCLASPSAPNQVASLSEELKHSVIQAILALLHSAYGDVVMSLYQPSALPHLGFSVSLLLSLAEREKARHVKLEALKCLQALLLQCDCQEFHRPLDEEDRRRCGDLFASFLPGISISLSQIITGDTKQGHAVVVSALRVFSRAIALVMADEELKQIPAEEEKEEVKKKKPALEESRISQLVVHRDPEWSKSTAAKLSILIKKVVASVSVHPHWKARKELVEMVRLLMWTCSHSLAESVGELLKALVSFVNDERSEIQDQSNEVLKNIAAQGMVADNRQLTDVLAEDLHSLATALPRLMNSQDDQGKMSTLNLLLGYLKLLGPKVSTVLNSASHLQRLSKALVQVLELDVKDVKIVEEKCHGSGGLEEPAKDGVQRKYFRFFTDDRILPLLQHICRVLGYYGNIYLLVDHFMDLYGESALYRKQAALVVNQLVAGAAGLEVRALQERETGPSAEDLKEVVASILEEYVDQANWHLITTVEVDETDTEPAVKYSGLLAVASEPHSQALPLSDPKPTIHSMNSNIWQICIQLEGIGCFAQALKRDFRLLLLSALYPVLEKAGDPMLLIGQAARRTLSEICCACGYGSVPELINQNADYLVDGISLRLRHVAHEPHALQVLEAMLRHSDANVLPLVQDVFQDILAKLDQCHTDRVSSFLGVMHTLMQMLASWSKVEPPALKAREPEVGPWLEATHPHEKPPALQPPTAMEMEEFFQEHVKQKRVAEGDLSESEDEEQELPPPDAEFEAREEQSRLPLRAQTAKDIMERCIHLLSGKSLRVRLKVLDVLELCVAALGAHEDILLPLAHRTWPPLVNRLTNDDPLAVLRAFRVLCVLGAHCGNFLRPRFSKDILPRLATSLDRQAPVSARAGPIYGHTLAFKLQLTVLQGLGSLCKTLDLGENDLNRVASVCLPYLSAKQPAKLQEASCSVFLYLMQMDPDATWLFLCNVWCPQAFQPPHPDLAPIKLRGMDKKRNEFTDNVQRLLEELHRREGGGEERP